The Estrella lausannensis region GATTATCGAACTGTCGAACGCCCGGGTTGCAAAAGAGCTCAACCTCGACATCGTCATCATCGCCTCGGGAGGGCTTGGCTCTTCGTTCGATGAACTCAGCTTGAATATCGCTCTTTGCAAAGAGGCAGGCCTCCGCATCCATGGCGTCATTCTCAACAAGGTCATCCAAGAGAAGATGGAGAAGATCAGAAACTACTTTGAGAAAGCTTTAAAGCGCCACAATATCCCCTTGATAGGCTGCATTCCTTTCGAGCCGCTTCTGACAAAGCCAACGATTCAAGATTTTGAATCCCTCTTCAAGACAACTCTCCTCTCCGGTCAAGAACACCGGATGCGCCACTTCGCCAGCGTGCGATTGATGGCAGGCTCCGCCGACACCTACCGCGAAGAGATGATTGAAAACGAGCTGATCATCACTCCGGCAAGCAGGGAAGACATCATCACCATCACTCTGATGCGCCACAAGGCGGAACTGAAAGAGCATAAAACAGATTTCCAGGGCGGAATGATACTGACGGGTAGACACGCACCCTCCAAACACATCATTGAAGAAATAAAAAAATGCTCGATCCCCATTCTCTACGCCCCTCTTTGCAGCTACGATGCGATGCAACTGATCACTTCCTATACCGCCAAACTTCTCTTGGAAGATAAGGAAAAAATCGAAAAGGTGATCGGCCTTGTGGAGAAGCATGTCGATATCGAGCGCCTGGTCAGACGCAGCTTGTCGCCGGTGTAGACGAAGGCAAGCTATTTCAGTGCTGGTACATCTCCCCAAAGAGACTCTAGCGCAAGGCTCCAATACAAGGCGTCATGGCACTCTCCTTGCACAGGATGGAGCATGTGCAAAAGGATCCTTTCAAATCCCTCTTCAAACGAGAGGGATCGGAGAGCATAAGCTTCATCCAGCCAAGACTTTCTCTCAGTCAGCTCATGGGAGATTTCTCCCAAAAGCAAGCTACCTGAAGGCATAGCCTCACCGACTTGCTCGCCCAGTTTCTTGAACATGGCAAGCTTCTGCTGAAAAATTCCGAGGGGTATCGTAGGGTTTAAAAGACTACAGAACACAACTGCCGCTGAATAGAGATCTGACTGTACGTCGTAGGAGTTATTCTCGTTAATCACTCTAGCTATTCCCCAGTCGATCAAGATGAGCCTCCGCTGCTCGCCCTCTCTTTTTTCTAGCAGCAGATTGCCGGGGTGGATATCCAGATGCACCACTCCACTTTGATGCACCCCCTTAAGCACCCCTAATAAGTCCTTGGCAAAAAGCGCTATCTCCCTAGCGGAGAGATGTATTTTTCTGCCCGCCTCCGCGAGGGTCCCCCCTTCGTACAAAGTCGTGATCATTTTATGCCGGCCGCCCATTGGATCGCTAATCAGGCGCAATACTCCGTCGACGGACTGGACGCGTCTCAAGATCGCAACCTCTTCATTCATCGCTATTCCTTCTCTTGGAACAGTCATTGCCACCATCTCAGGAAATTTGACACCATAAAGGATGGAGAGAGTGACAATTTTACAACACCCCTGCCCCACGAGATAGTCTAAATGAATAAAATAGTAGCCTGTAGCAGGATCATACTCGAGACCTCCCATCAGTCCAGTCACTTCCTTAGGACAATAATAATTGCCTGAAGAGACGGAAAGACAAAACTCCTCTTCAATAAACCGCACTGCCTGCATAACCTGATGCTTTCGCAGGGAGTACTTGGCAGACACCTTCATGATGTTGCTTACAGCAGTCTCTGTACGCACCTGGAGGCTTTGTCTGGAAGGCAGATCGACCGACTGAGCCGCTCTTGTCTTGCCATTCTCGAGCAAAACATTGACCTGACTCGGAACCAATGAGAGCCCTTCCCTGGGCTGTAATATGCCTTCCAGCTCACGCCGTGTGAGGTGAAGGAGAAGGCCTTCCTTCTTCCTGGATAGCTGCCTGGCGCTTTGTTTTGTCCTAAGCGACTCTTCGCTAAGATTCCAGTTATTCAGCCCGTTTCTGATAAAATAGTCGCTAACGAAAAAGGGGATCCTTTGCCACTCTTCCGCCTCGCATAAAACGATTCCTAAGAGAGCACCGAGCAGCAATAATAGGTTTAATCCCTTACCAGTTGAACGCATTCTTCCATTCAGCCAAAGAGCTGTCGCCAGTGGGATCGACAAACCTTGAAGCGGCTTGTCTTTCAATCAAAGGAGTTGTTTGATAGCGCAGGTGCGGCTTTTCAGACTCAATGATCTCCATCACAAGACGTGCGATTTCCATTGGCTGCTGGACGATGGGAGAAACAGGATCTAAAAGCCCAGCCCCTTCAAACATGGGGTAAAAAGGATCGTTGTCCCTTGCAAGACGCGACCCGTAGGGCGAGAGGAAGTCCAAGTCGGTATTGACCGGGCCCGGCTCTACAAGAGAGACATGAATATTCCAAGGTGCCAGCGTTGCCGCCATCGTCTCTGAAAGACCCTCTAAGGCAAATTTTGAAGCAGCGTAGACACTCAGTGACGGGAGCGGGCGGAAACCGCTACGCGAGCTGATCTGGATGATTTTCCCACTTTTCTGCCCTCGCATGATCGGGAGAACTGCCTGCGCCATGCGGATAGGACCCAAGAAATTAACATCGAAGACCTTTTCCACCTCTTCGACGGTAACGTTCTCCAATGAACCGTAGACCATAATCCCGGCATTGTTAACCAATACGTCGAGCCGACCTTCTTTCATAAAAACGTGTTCTATAGCCTTTGCGACGCTATTTTCATCCTGTACGTCAAGTTCGATGGGGAAATAGTTCGACGAATGCTTTTGCAGGGCTGCTTCTGCCAAATGGGTGGGCGAAGCTTTGCGCACGCCCGCATAAACCCTATAACCCTCTTCAGCTAGATATTCGGCGATGGCATGCCCGATTCCTCTAGAGGCGCCGGTAACTAAAACAACCTCTTTTGCAGCGAGATCGAACGACAGGACGGAAATTAAGAGACTTAGCAGAATTTTGGGCATAAACAGCTCCTCAGAACATGTCTTAAGATGTCTTACATAGACCGAAAGCGGCTCAAAATTCAAAATTTTGAGCCGCTTTCGATATAAAACGTTCGTGGTTATGTTCTAAGGTAATTTCTTAAAATAATTTATTTCAGGAATGAATCCCCTGCCACCAATTGGAGAACTTGGAAGCCAGGAAGTCTCCCTTCAATTTTTTGATGCAATCGCCGGTCTTGCAAGTTCTGAGCTTAGGACACCGTTTGACGAACTTTTCATTATAAGGACATGGGCCCTGAATAAACGTCTTATTGGCGCCGCGGGGGGCGTATTTGAACCCGTGCGACGGGCCGAAGAGCGAGAATACGGGAGTCTCCGTCGTTCCGGCAAGGTGAAGAGGAAACGAGTCCATGGAGATCACCGCCTCCACTCTCCTGAATAGATATTGAAGCGCTTCCGGACTTAAACGATCCACAAGGATTGATGCCCCAGGAAATTGAAACGACATCTCCAGTGCTCTGAGGCGCTCCTCCTCGTTGCCCTGAAGGAAAAGAAAATTAAAGGCAAATTGACCCTGAATTTTACGAAGGAAGGCGATCAACTCTTTGCTATCGGCTTCCTTGTTTTTCCAGTTCGAAAAGGGAGAGACTAAAAGGCGCGGGCCGTCTGCGGGAAGCGTCTTCAGCATCTCTTCGATCCTATCAACCTCGGCTTTAGACACTTTGAGGGACAACCCCTGAAGGGAGAAGGGTCTTTTGTCATTAAAGTAGCTTTTGATGAGCGACAACATATCCTCACGCACATTCTGTCCCTGAGGCGGGTCGGTGTGGAAATTGGTAAAAAAAGTATTCACCCTCTCAGGAACGCTCTTTTTGCCAAACCCGACTTTGTATTTGGTCTTGCAAAAGAAGGTAATCAGGCCTGACTTGATATTGCCCTGCAAATCGAAGAGGGCATCATAGCTCTCATGGGTTAACTGCTCTAAAAAAGCCCTGACTTCGGCGCGGTTTGTCCGGCAAAAGATATTTTTGCGCCACTTTTTGGAGTCGAAAGCGATCACCCGGTCGATGATGGGACAAGCGCGGAGCACATCGGCAAAACGCTCCTCCACAACCCAATGAATGGATGCACCGGGGGCTCTTGCCTTGAGGTAGTAGGCTGCATCAAACGCCTGGACGATATCGCCGAGGGATGATGTCTTGACGATCAGATACCTCTTTCTTCCTTCCATACTTTTCCAAAAAATGTATTGAGGGCATTTGCGAAATCTTGAGGGATTGGGGATTTGATATGGATTGGCGGGGCCCCTTCCTCCATCAGGAAACTTACAGACCTGGCGTGCAGCAAAAAGCGCTTAGGGCATAGCCCCTCCGGCCTTTTCCATCCATACTGGACGTCTCCGATCAGCGGATGGCCAAGGGAGGCCATATGGCTTCTGATCTGGTGGGTCCTGCCCGTTTTTGGCTCCAGCAGCAGCAAAGAGACCCCTTTTCCCACTTTAAGCACCTGCCAGGCCGTTTCGGCATGCTGGCCTTTTCCTTTTGAAACAGATCCCATGATTGTCTGCCCATGGTAGGAGCTAACTTTACCGAGATTGGAGGAGACTGTCCCCCGCTCTTTCTTAAGAGTGCCTCGTACAAGAGCCAGATAGCGCTTGCGGATGCGTCTTTTACGAAATGCATCCAATAGAAGCTCTTCAGCAGCTTTTGTCTTGGCAAAGAGTAAAACTCCGGTCGTGTCCTTATCCAGACGATGCAGGGGGTAGAGGTCGCCCTTCACCTCTTTGATCAGCTCAAAAAGACCATGATCTATCGAAGAAAGGCCTGCCGGCTTATCATAGGCGATAAGCTGCGCGTCTTCATAAAGGACGCGGTTAGAATCAAACTGATGGCGTATCGGTGAGACATCATCTTTTTTGAAAGGGATGATGGTAACGGTGTCCCCGCTGGCAAGCTTTCTCGAACCAAACCTCTCGACTTCGCCATTGACTGTACAGCGATTGAGCTCTAAGGCGGCTTTGATTTCACGGACGCTGAAAGCACCCTGAAAGTGCTTTTGCAAGTAGTTCTGCAGCGTTGCGGGCAACTGCTGCTCGGACACTTTCAACGATTCCATCAAAGGGACGAATACTGGTTTAAAAAGCGCTGGTCGTTTTCAGAAAAAATTCGGATATCGCGAATGCCGTATTTCAGCATAACAAGCCGCTCAATACCCATACCCCAGGCAAAACCGCTGTACTCTTCAGGGTCGATTCCCCCATTGATGAGCACCTCGGGATGTACCATTCCGGCGCCTGCAATTTCAAGCCATCCGGTGTGCTTGCAGATGGGGCATCCCGCTCCATTGCAGGCAAGGCAGTGAATATCGAGCTCCAAGCCTGGTTCCACAAACGGGAAGTAGCTTGGGCGGAAGCGCATTTTGATCTCTTTGTGAAAGAGGCGCTGAATAAAAAGCTCTAAAGTGGCGATCAGGTCACTGAAGGAGACATTTTTGTCGATGTAAATCGCTTCAACCTGATGGAAAAAGACGTGGGACCTTGCGGTGACGGATTCGTTGCGGTAGCATTTCCCTGGCGCGATAATGCGGATGGGCGGCTTTCTCTTCTCCATGACCCGTGCCTGGATATTGCTCGTGTGGGTTCTTAAGAGAACGTCGGAGGATATATAAAATGTATCCTGCAGATCCCTCGCAGGATGTTCCGGCGGAAAGTTCAAAGCTTCAAAATTGTAATAGTCGGTGTCAATCTCCGGGCCGCCTTCGACAGAAAATCCCATGGAGATCAAGATGTCTAAAATTTCTTCAAGGGCATGCGAGATGACGTGGCGTCTGCCGAGTGTTTTAGCCCTTCCGGGCAACGTGACATCGATCGCTTCCGCCTTCAGCGCTCTATCCTCTTCAATCTCAATTAGATTGTCTATAGCTTCGCTCAGAGTTTTCTCAAGCTGACCTTTGAGATCGTTGATGAGCTTGCCCATGGCAGGCCTGTGCTCTTGCGAGACATCCTTCAGCTCTTTCATCAGATCTTGAAGCGGTCCTTTCTTCCCCAGGTACTTAACTTTGATAGCTTCCAGGTCCTGAGTAGTTGCCGCGTGGCTGATGTCCTGGTGAAATTTCAGTTCTATCTCTTTGATCGATTCCAGCACTTGAGACTCCCTGTAAACGGGCGGATATAGATGAAAAAAAAGGGAGTCCGGATGGGACTCCCTAAAGAGTATTAAATTCGCACTTTAAGCAAGCGCTTTCTTCGACATGTCGACAACCTTGGCAAATCCTTCCGGATCGCGGATCGCCATGTCAGCAAGCACTTTCCTATCAAGTTCGCACTTTGCCACTTTCAGGCCGTGGATGAACTTGCTGTAGGAGACGCCGTGAATTTTCGCTGCAGCGGAAAGACGCGTGATCC contains the following coding sequences:
- a CDS encoding protein kinase domain-containing protein; the encoded protein is MRSTGKGLNLLLLLGALLGIVLCEAEEWQRIPFFVSDYFIRNGLNNWNLSEESLRTKQSARQLSRKKEGLLLHLTRRELEGILQPREGLSLVPSQVNVLLENGKTRAAQSVDLPSRQSLQVRTETAVSNIMKVSAKYSLRKHQVMQAVRFIEEEFCLSVSSGNYYCPKEVTGLMGGLEYDPATGYYFIHLDYLVGQGCCKIVTLSILYGVKFPEMVAMTVPREGIAMNEEVAILRRVQSVDGVLRLISDPMGGRHKMITTLYEGGTLAEAGRKIHLSAREIALFAKDLLGVLKGVHQSGVVHLDIHPGNLLLEKREGEQRRLILIDWGIARVINENNSYDVQSDLYSAAVVFCSLLNPTIPLGIFQQKLAMFKKLGEQVGEAMPSGSLLLGEISHELTERKSWLDEAYALRSLSFEEGFERILLHMLHPVQGECHDALYWSLALESLWGDVPALK
- a CDS encoding SDR family oxidoreductase; the protein is MPKILLSLLISVLSFDLAAKEVVLVTGASRGIGHAIAEYLAEEGYRVYAGVRKASPTHLAEAALQKHSSNYFPIELDVQDENSVAKAIEHVFMKEGRLDVLVNNAGIMVYGSLENVTVEEVEKVFDVNFLGPIRMAQAVLPIMRGQKSGKIIQISSRSGFRPLPSLSVYAASKFALEGLSETMAATLAPWNIHVSLVEPGPVNTDLDFLSPYGSRLARDNDPFYPMFEGAGLLDPVSPIVQQPMEIARLVMEIIESEKPHLRYQTTPLIERQAASRFVDPTGDSSLAEWKNAFNW
- the pheS gene encoding phenylalanine--tRNA ligase subunit alpha, producing MLESIKEIELKFHQDISHAATTQDLEAIKVKYLGKKGPLQDLMKELKDVSQEHRPAMGKLINDLKGQLEKTLSEAIDNLIEIEEDRALKAEAIDVTLPGRAKTLGRRHVISHALEEILDILISMGFSVEGGPEIDTDYYNFEALNFPPEHPARDLQDTFYISSDVLLRTHTSNIQARVMEKRKPPIRIIAPGKCYRNESVTARSHVFFHQVEAIYIDKNVSFSDLIATLELFIQRLFHKEIKMRFRPSYFPFVEPGLELDIHCLACNGAGCPICKHTGWLEIAGAGMVHPEVLINGGIDPEEYSGFAWGMGIERLVMLKYGIRDIRIFSENDQRFLNQYSSL
- a CDS encoding RluA family pseudouridine synthase, with the protein product MESLKVSEQQLPATLQNYLQKHFQGAFSVREIKAALELNRCTVNGEVERFGSRKLASGDTVTIIPFKKDDVSPIRHQFDSNRVLYEDAQLIAYDKPAGLSSIDHGLFELIKEVKGDLYPLHRLDKDTTGVLLFAKTKAAEELLLDAFRKRRIRKRYLALVRGTLKKERGTVSSNLGKVSSYHGQTIMGSVSKGKGQHAETAWQVLKVGKGVSLLLLEPKTGRTHQIRSHMASLGHPLIGDVQYGWKRPEGLCPKRFLLHARSVSFLMEEGAPPIHIKSPIPQDFANALNTFFGKVWKEERGI
- a CDS encoding phosphotransacetylase family protein; the protein is MKHEALFIGATGQHVGKTTISLGLNAALRKRFNSVGFIKPVGQQHVPVEGVSVDKDVYLFRELFHMSSDWKDMSPVIIPQGFTKDYLDGKISNKKLMESIIKSFNTISGEHEFTLVEGTGHIGVGSIIELSNARVAKELNLDIVIIASGGLGSSFDELSLNIALCKEAGLRIHGVILNKVIQEKMEKIRNYFEKALKRHNIPLIGCIPFEPLLTKPTIQDFESLFKTTLLSGQEHRMRHFASVRLMAGSADTYREEMIENELIITPASREDIITITLMRHKAELKEHKTDFQGGMILTGRHAPSKHIIEEIKKCSIPILYAPLCSYDAMQLITSYTAKLLLEDKEKIEKVIGLVEKHVDIERLVRRSLSPV
- a CDS encoding glycosyltransferase family 9 protein; translated protein: MEGRKRYLIVKTSSLGDIVQAFDAAYYLKARAPGASIHWVVEERFADVLRACPIIDRVIAFDSKKWRKNIFCRTNRAEVRAFLEQLTHESYDALFDLQGNIKSGLITFFCKTKYKVGFGKKSVPERVNTFFTNFHTDPPQGQNVREDMLSLIKSYFNDKRPFSLQGLSLKVSKAEVDRIEEMLKTLPADGPRLLVSPFSNWKNKEADSKELIAFLRKIQGQFAFNFLFLQGNEEERLRALEMSFQFPGASILVDRLSPEALQYLFRRVEAVISMDSFPLHLAGTTETPVFSLFGPSHGFKYAPRGANKTFIQGPCPYNEKFVKRCPKLRTCKTGDCIKKLKGDFLASKFSNWWQGIHS